Genomic segment of Rhodococcus rhodochrous:
ACGATCGGGATACTCCACCGACTCCGACGGGCCGCGCTCGCCGCCGAAACCACCCTCACCGCGGGCGAAGATCGACGACCGCGCGGTCCACAGGGGATTGCCGTCGAGATCCTCGGTCACCGATTCCTGCACGACGACCGCGGCCTTGCCCTTGTCCCACACCTCGGCGATGCGGGTGACCGTGCGGCCCTTGCCCGATGCGGGGATGGGCGCGTGCACGGTCACCTCCTGGCTGCCGTGGACGACCTTGGCGAGATCGATCTCGATCCCGGGGAACGAGACCTTCGGCGGCTCGACCTGGTGGAAGGTCGCGGCGACCGTCGCGAAGGTGGGGAGCACCTGGGGATCCCTGTCCCGGAGGTAACGCAGCTCGCCTGCGTCGGTGGGGTGGGACCCGGCGCCGATGCCGAGGTTGTAGAGCTGGACATCGGTGCTGCTCCACTCGAATTCCTGGGCGGGCAGTTCGGCTCCGACGGCAACCGAAGGATCGATGGGCACAGGCGCTTCCTTTCTACGGCTCTGACTCGGGTCGATCGGGTCACACGGTGTCGGCGGATTCTCGCAGTTCCTCGGTGCGTTCGTCACCCGTGCGATCCAGGATGTCGAGGGCCGCGAGATAGCCGAAGGTCATCGCCGGTCCGATGGTGGCACCGGGCCCGGCGTAGGTGTGACCCATGACCGGGGAGCTGGCGTTACCGGTCGCGTACAGGCCGTCGATCACGCTGCCGTCCTCGCGCACCACCCGGCCGTGGACGTCGGTGACGAGCCCGCCCTTGGTGCCGAGATCGCCGGGGACCACCTTGAACGCGTAGAACGGGGCCTTGTCGACCACGCCGAGGCTCGGATTCGGCTTGTTGCGCGGATCCCCGTAGTAGTGGTCATAGTGGGATTCGCCGCGGCCGAAGTCCTCGTCCTTGCCGGCCCGGGCGAAGCCGTTGAACCGCTGCACCGTCTCGGTGAGGGCGTCGGCCGGTACCCCGATCTTCTCGGCGAGTTCGGCGACGGAACCGGCCTTGACGAGCACCCCGGCCTCGAGCCACCGGCGGGGGAAGGGAGTGCGGGGGGTGATGCCGGCGAAGGTGTAGCGGTCGCGGTAGCGCTGATCGAGGATCAGCCAGCTGGGGATGTTCTCGCCCGGTCCCTCGCCGCGTCCGTGCTTGCCGCCGTACATCGCATGCGTCGCTTCGACGTAGGGCGCCGACTCGTTGACGAAACGCTTGCCCGCGGCGTTGACCATGAGGCACCCGGGGAGGCTGCGTTCCGACAGTGCGAACCACGGGCCGCCGGTGAGGGTGAAGGACGGTCCCCACCAGGCGTCGTCCATGAAATCGACTGCGGCGCCCAGCTTCTGTCCGGCGCGGATGCCGTCGCCGGTGTTCGCCTTCGCCCCCACGGTCCACTCGGTGCCGATCGGCTGACGCTGGTATTGCGCCCGCATCTCGGCGTTGTGCTCGAAACCGCCGCTCGCGATGATCACGCCCTTGCGGGCACGGATGACGCGCGTCTCGCCGTTCGCGACCACCTCGACGCCGCGCACGGCGCCGCCCTCGACGACGAGGTCGGTGAGCGCCGTCTCCAGCAGCAGGGGCACACCGGCGTCACGCAGACCGATCCGCAGACCGGCCATGAGTGCCTGGCCTCGGACGAGCAGGTGCTTCTTGGTGATGTTCGCCCAGACGAACCGGGCGCCGACCCGCATGGCGCGAATCGGTCCGCGCGGGTTCCGCATGAGCAGGTTCAGCCACTTGTAGTCGGCCTGGGTGATGACGAAGTTCTTGGGAGCGCGGGCGTAGTCGGGTTCGAGGAGAGCGAGATCCTCGCCGAGACGGCGACCGTCGAAGGGTGTCGGTTCCACCGAACGGCCACCGGGACGTCCGCCCGGCGCCTCGGGGTAGTAGTCGGAATAGCCCGGCACCCACTGCAGTTCGAGTGCGCTGTTCTTCAGGACGAAGGAGAGCATCTCCGGTCCGCGATCGATGTAGGTGTCGATCTTCTCGGCGGGTACGTCGTCGCCGATGATGCTGTGGAGGTATTTCCGGGCCTCCTCGGGTGTGTCGTCCACCCCGGCGGCCTTCAGGGCCTCGTTGTTGGGGATCCACACACCGCCGCCCGATCGGGCGCTCGACCCGCCGTAGCGTGGCGCCTTCTCGATCAGGACCACGTCGGCGCCCTTGCGGGCTGCGGTGATGGCGGCGGTCATTCCGCCGGCACCGCTGCCGACGACAACGATGTCGTACTCCTGCTTCGTCATGTAGAACACGTTATAGAAATGGCGGTGCCGAGTCCATCCCCGAATACGAAGAGTCCTGGACGTGAGGCGAACACGCGGCGACACCGACACTGGAACGCGATATCGGCCGGAACGACGAGCGACGGCACCGTCCGATGGGGACGGTGCCGTCGCGGGGTCGTTGCAGGTCGGGATCGATCAGGATCGGGCCGGTCGGGTGGGAGACCCGTCCGGTACAGGAAGGGTGCCGTCGAGCACGGCCCGGTCGATGCTCTCCCGGAGTCGCGGGCATCCTTCACGCGGTGTGATGGACGAACCTCGGAGCGAGGCGGTCTCGCGGAAGGTCGGGCACACGGTGTCCGGATCGTCCTGCCACTGCACGCTCGTGTGCGAGAGGCTGTTCTTGCGCACCAGTACGCAGGTACCGCACTCGTGGCACTGCACCTCGTGCTGGCCCGACTCCAGGTAGTTGATCTTGTCGATCGCGGTCTGGGCGGCGACGGCCTCGGCCCGCTCGGGCCATTGGGAGAAGTCCGGGGATTTCGCCCATCTGCTCCGCCGGGTCGAGGCGCTCATCGTCACACCTCCGCTTCCTGCTTGCCTTGTTCTTCCTCGCGCTTCTTGCGCTCGAGATTCTCGGCGACCTCCTTCTCCCAGGCCTCGTTGGCCTTGGCGGTGTCGACCTCGAACTCGAAGCGGCCCGTCATCTTCTCCGTCACGTCGGCGACGTCGACGTAGAACTGCTCGTACCAGCGACGGAGCTGGTAGACCGGACCATCCTCCTCGCACAGCAGCGGATTCTCGATCTTGGTCTTGTTCTTCCAGATCTCGACGTCCTGCAGGAAGCCTTCACCGACACCCTCGGTGAGCTTG
This window contains:
- a CDS encoding MaoC/PaaZ C-terminal domain-containing protein encodes the protein MPIDPSVAVGAELPAQEFEWSSTDVQLYNLGIGAGSHPTDAGELRYLRDRDPQVLPTFATVAATFHQVEPPKVSFPGIEIDLAKVVHGSQEVTVHAPIPASGKGRTVTRIAEVWDKGKAAVVVQESVTEDLDGNPLWTARSSIFARGEGGFGGERGPSESVEYPDREPDAEFDVPTLPQQALLYRLCGDRNPLHSDPEFASAAGFPAPILHGLCTYGIVCKAVTDGLLDADASRVKGFRARFAGVVFPGETLRVRVWNDGDRKLVTASVVERDLAPALADVVLTVA
- the kstD gene encoding 3-oxosteroid 1-dehydrogenase, which encodes MTKQEYDIVVVGSGAGGMTAAITAARKGADVVLIEKAPRYGGSSARSGGGVWIPNNEALKAAGVDDTPEEARKYLHSIIGDDVPAEKIDTYIDRGPEMLSFVLKNSALELQWVPGYSDYYPEAPGGRPGGRSVEPTPFDGRRLGEDLALLEPDYARAPKNFVITQADYKWLNLLMRNPRGPIRAMRVGARFVWANITKKHLLVRGQALMAGLRIGLRDAGVPLLLETALTDLVVEGGAVRGVEVVANGETRVIRARKGVIIASGGFEHNAEMRAQYQRQPIGTEWTVGAKANTGDGIRAGQKLGAAVDFMDDAWWGPSFTLTGGPWFALSERSLPGCLMVNAAGKRFVNESAPYVEATHAMYGGKHGRGEGPGENIPSWLILDQRYRDRYTFAGITPRTPFPRRWLEAGVLVKAGSVAELAEKIGVPADALTETVQRFNGFARAGKDEDFGRGESHYDHYYGDPRNKPNPSLGVVDKAPFYAFKVVPGDLGTKGGLVTDVHGRVVREDGSVIDGLYATGNASSPVMGHTYAGPGATIGPAMTFGYLAALDILDRTGDERTEELRESADTV